The candidate division WOR-3 bacterium DNA window CTTCCAGCCGTTGCGGGAACATAGCGGCAAAGATACCCGCTGCTTCAATCGCCGGGCCCTTGGTAACGATTATGGAGTCACCGGGGCGCGCGAATCTCGGCGCGACATAGTCGCCCAGCCCGCCCTCGGCGATGACAGTGGCTCCGCCGACCATCGGGTATCCGCAGTTGCCGTACCGTGCCGTATGGCCGGTGACAACCGCGACGCCGTAGCGCCTGCACTCGCTGTGGATTGTCTTCCAGACGATTTCCAGCTGCTCCTCGGTGATCTGCATCGGCAGGTTGAAATCGATGGTCAGGTAGCGGGGCGCAAGCCCGCTGGTAACGACGTCGGAAAGCAGAATGTGAATAGCGAACCATGCGGCCCGCCTCCAACCGTACTCCGGGACGATAAAGACCGGATCGGTCGTGAGCGCCAGAGCCCGGTTCCCGACGCGGATAATACCGGTGTCCACGCCGTGCATCGGGCCGACGAGGATGTTCGGGTTCTTCGCGCCCAGCCGCGGGTAGATCAGTTCCTCGAACACCTGCTGGGAGATCTTGCCGATTTCGGGCAGCTTCTCTTTCACCGTCTAATTCTACGCCTGAAACAGCCATCGTCAAACCGTGCCTTCCGAACCCGTACAATCCAGAATCCAGAAACCAGAGACAAGAATCCAGAATTCCAGTCGGGAATTGAGGCCCATCCGCTGCCCGTATCTGTG harbors:
- a CDS encoding AIR synthase: MKEKLPEIGKISQQVFEELIYPRLGAKNPNILVGPMHGVDTGIIRVGNRALALTTDPVFIVPEYGWRRAAWFAIHILLSDVVTSGLAPRYLTIDFNLPMQITEEQLEIVWKTIHSECRRYGVAVVTGHTARYGNCGYPMVGGATVIAEGGLGDYVAPRFARPGDSIIVTKGPAIEAAGIFAAMFPQRLEEKFGAAFARKAEKIFWKMSVVEDALAAVSVGVRDKGVTAMHDATECGLWGGLYEMAQAGGFGVRVVKEAIPMLPCVEEICDLYGIDPYKSISEGTLIVMCRPKKTDGVLAALRRRHVPCAAIGEVTRRGMVLVERGRETKLVHPVVDPFWNAYFGAIKTKR